The Litchfieldia alkalitelluris genome has a window encoding:
- a CDS encoding type II secretion system F family protein — protein MELLIVCSFFCSAVLFFTFLLKVLHQKKEKVERRVKRYLEQSEPEILESKKNKFTLQFRLAKENIRKRLQKKNKTAKLEIELSSAGLPLKPEEFVMFQWIAGSLGAGILYLVFNQVFLAPIGGIIGMCIPRTILKSKQKKRLQKFNEVLPEMISTIVGALRAGFSFPQALKSVMEEAESPLKEEIATVLREMQYGTSMEDSLNHLKERMPSEDLDLMIEAILIQRQVGGNLATILEKIVETIRDRIKIQGQIQTLTAQGRLSGIVIGLLPVFLGGALFLIEPSYIGTLFTHPIGIILVIIAIISCAIGFMFIRKLTTIEV, from the coding sequence ATGGAGTTGTTAATTGTCTGTTCCTTTTTTTGTTCTGCGGTTCTTTTTTTTACCTTTTTACTAAAAGTCTTGCACCAGAAAAAGGAAAAAGTCGAGAGAAGAGTTAAACGGTATTTAGAGCAATCCGAACCTGAAATACTTGAATCAAAAAAAAATAAATTTACACTACAATTCCGATTAGCAAAAGAGAATATCAGAAAACGACTTCAAAAGAAAAATAAAACAGCCAAGCTTGAGATCGAACTTTCTAGTGCTGGTTTACCTCTTAAGCCAGAAGAGTTTGTGATGTTTCAATGGATTGCTGGATCTCTTGGGGCAGGGATCTTGTATTTGGTGTTTAATCAAGTGTTTCTTGCACCCATAGGCGGAATTATTGGCATGTGTATTCCAAGAACCATTTTAAAAAGTAAACAGAAAAAACGCCTCCAAAAATTTAATGAAGTATTACCTGAAATGATTTCGACCATTGTTGGAGCTTTAAGAGCGGGATTTAGTTTCCCTCAAGCTCTAAAGTCAGTAATGGAAGAAGCTGAGTCTCCGCTAAAGGAAGAAATTGCAACAGTACTAAGAGAAATGCAGTACGGTACATCGATGGAAGATTCGTTAAATCACTTAAAAGAAAGAATGCCTAGTGAAGACTTGGATTTAATGATTGAAGCCATACTTATTCAACGACAAGTGGGAGGAAACTTAGCCACCATTTTAGAGAAAATTGTGGAGACTATTCGTGATCGAATAAAAATACAAGGGCAGATTCAAACGTTAACTGCACAGGGTAGGTTGTCAGGAATTGTGATCGGTCTTTTGCCGGTATTCTTAGGGGGGGCCTTATTTCTAATTGAACCTTCTTATATTGGTACTTTATTCACACATCCGATAGGAATCATATTAGTGATTATTGCGATTATTTCTTGTGCTATTGGATTTATGTTTATCCGAAAGCTTACCACAATTGAGGTGTAG